The genomic window TGTAATTAGAATGCCTGATAGCCCGGTTAAACACAGCAAATGGGCTGTATAGAACAGACTGCATTGCTCGGCGGCTATTTCATGGGCAATACTGTCTTTGGCATAAATTAAAACGAGGGATGAAATGCCGCTCACCGCGCAAAGAACGATGGCGCTTGCGACATCGATGCGCATTTCGATCCCCCACGGCGCGGACCAGCCGCCAACCGCATAGCTAACTACGCCTTGTTCCATGGTGAGTAACAATAAGGATAGCGCGACGGCAAAACTAACGAAGTTGGTTGCACAGGCAACGAGCCAAGCAAGTGAATGTCTTGGTAGAATAAAGCACAGGGGCGCTGCAACTAAAGGCAGCACGACTGGCAGAATAGCAAGGTGTTGGTCAATCATTAGATAAGATCTTCCTTGTCTTCAAATTCATTTTCTTCAATCGTGCCATAGGCTTGTTTGATACGAATAATTAAGGCGAGGGCGACGGCAGTGGTGGCAACACCAACCACAATCGCCGTTAAAATAAGAACATGAGGTAGCGGGTTAGAGAAACTCTCAACGCCCTCAGCCACTATTGGTGCGGAGCCGCCTTTGACTTTACCGATAGTGATATACATCATAAACACAGCCGTCTGGAATATTCCCAAGCCAACGACTTTCTTGACTAAGTTATTTGCTGCAATGACAACATAAAACCCTGCCATCATTAAAAATACTACGACCCAGTAGTTGTAATAATCGGTGACAAAACTCATGAGATATTCTTCCTTTCAGCGCGATTAGCAAACGCGAAAAATATGCTTAGCATCGCTGCGAATACAGTAATACCGACGCCTAATTCAATAAGAATGATGCCGAGATGTTGACCAGCGACAGGATCGCTGCTTAAAACATTGTAATCGAGGAAGTTAGCGCCAAGTGCAAAACTTACTAGCCCAGTGCCTGCATAAATAAGGACGCCACTTGCAACAAGAATGTTAAGCGTACTTGGTGGCAATACCTTGAGTGCGACAGGTAATCCAAAGACCAATGCGTAAAGAATGATTGCTGCAGCAGCAATAACCCCAGCTTGGAACCCGCCGCCGGGTCCATAATCGCCGTGGAATTGCACATAGAGGGCAAACAAAATTGTTAGTGGAATAATGAGTTTGGCAACGACTTTTAGTACCAAGTGCGATTGAAGACCCGATGCTAGTGCAGTGCGTTCAGATTTTGGGAGTCCCAAAATGCTAAGAACGCCAATTGCCGCAGCAAATACCACGGCTGTTTCCCCTAAGGTATCGAAAGCACGGTAGCTCGCTAATACCGAGGTAACCATATTTGGCAAGCCAATCTCTTTTGGAGACTCTTCAATATAACGCGGAGCGACATGCTGATGCGCAGGGTTATTTGGATCGCCAAATGGCGGCATGTCTAACGTGCCATACAAAAGCGCACCGCCAGTGACCAACACGACGAGCAAAGGCATGAGTTTTATGGTACTAGTCGACTTTTCTTTACGCCCGGTTAGCGCTAACGTGCCCAACATAAGAACCGTTGAAATTCCTGCACCAACAGAGGCTTCTGTAAACGCCACATCGACTGCGTCTAAATTGACAAAGATTAACGCTGACAACAAGCTGTAAACGCCAAACAGCATGACAACCGCGAACAGATCTTTTAGAACAATGACGCCAAGAGCGGTAATTGCAAGCATCCCAAGCAAGACAATATCGATAAACTCATTCATGAATTGCTGTCCTTTTGGTTACTCTTAGATTCCGGCATCGTTAACAGACCACCATGACGCG from Psychrobium sp. MM17-31 includes these protein-coding regions:
- a CDS encoding cation:proton antiporter subunit C — protein: MSFVTDYYNYWVVVFLMMAGFYVVIAANNLVKKVVGLGIFQTAVFMMYITIGKVKGGSAPIVAEGVESFSNPLPHVLILTAIVVGVATTAVALALIIRIKQAYGTIEENEFEDKEDLI
- a CDS encoding DUF4040 domain-containing protein, yielding MNEFIDIVLLGMLAITALGVIVLKDLFAVVMLFGVYSLLSALIFVNLDAVDVAFTEASVGAGISTVLMLGTLALTGRKEKSTSTIKLMPLLVVLVTGGALLYGTLDMPPFGDPNNPAHQHVAPRYIEESPKEIGLPNMVTSVLASYRAFDTLGETAVVFAAAIGVLSILGLPKSERTALASGLQSHLVLKVVAKLIIPLTILFALYVQFHGDYGPGGGFQAGVIAAAAIILYALVFGLPVALKVLPPSTLNILVASGVLIYAGTGLVSFALGANFLDYNVLSSDPVAGQHLGIILIELGVGITVFAAMLSIFFAFANRAERKNIS